TTAGGTAAATattaaacataatatattttataatacGACCAAcattaatttatttttaataaaattttaaaaatattattttacaaaataatataatttacacctaatttataaaattatattattattttctatacgtcaaaaaaaaaaaaaaataaaaaaaattataatgatatatcaAAACAATTAACACTGGAGGATTTACATAATGTATTagataatttaaaagaacGTCCATCTGATGAAGATCTTCATAACATATGGAATCATGTTTTGGGTATATGTAAAGAAGGATTTCAAGATATGATAAAAGAATTAGCTCTTTATATAGAAGATTATTTACTTACATATGAATATCAACGCTATCATCATTTTCCAGGTAGGAAACCTATAAGTGTAGGAACTAAATACCGTACATGGAAAAAATCAATGCATGATATTGGAGTTGCACTATCATCTACAGATGTTGAAAATACACTTAAGTTTTTTAGTTTAATTAAAGATGGAGCAACAATTGATGAAATGAAAAactttatttattcatttgtAGATTATTACAGTACATTAAAAAttgatttatttaataaacaAATGGACATATTTACAGAAAGGATGAATAATACCAAAAGATTAACTATTtagaataaaaatttatatgaatatcAATTATCTTGTTTTATgggaaaatatatatataatataattttactatattagataaaaatttaatgtaccgtatatttattaaattcCTCATATTAAATTCCTCATATCagttattatattatagaatatatatataatagcagaaatataaaatatattatattatataataatatttataattatccAAAAGCATTTTCGAAATTTACAAGTTAAGATTTATTAGTATCCATTAGCTATATTACTTTATAAAATGGATGGATCCGATATTTATTGCACATAttgttaaaaaatgttttttttctataataaaaaaaaaatatatatatattcctaTCACAATACtaatgttattataatagTATTTTAACGTTTTGTGT
Above is a window of Plasmodium gaboni strain SY75 chromosome Unknown, whole genome shotgun sequence DNA encoding:
- a CDS encoding exported protein (PHISTa-like) yields the protein NLKERPSDEDLHNIWNHVLGICKEGFQDMIKELALYIEDYLLTYEYQRYHHFPGRKPISVGTKYRTWKKSMHDIGVALSSTDVENTLKFFSLIKDGATIDEMKNFIYSFVDYYSTLKIDLFNKQMDIFTERMNNTKRLTI